The region CTCAACTACAATCCTGTTCACAAGAAGATCCCTGTACTCGTCCACAGTGGAAAACCCATTGTCGAGTCATACATCATCCTTGAATACATCGATGAAACCTGGAAAAATTCTCCTAGACTTTTTCCTGAAGATCCTTATGAAAGAGCCAAAGTACGATTTTGGGCTAATTATATCCAACAAGTAAGACATACTTTTTTCTCTCAACAAAATTACATGGTGTATTTTTTTTCCCaagtatgatatatgttttgtttacaGTTGTTCGAGAATATGTCCCGACTAATAATGAGCGATGGGCAAGTACAAGTGAAAGAGGCCATGGAATACATAGATAAACAGAGAGTGCTGGAGGAAGGAGTCAAGGATTTCTTCAAAGATGACGGTCCTTATTTAGGAGTGCTGGACATTTTGACAGGTGCAACATTGAGTTTCTGCCAAGTTCAAGAACAAGTACTTGGTATGAAATTCATGGACCCAGAAACGGCACCGTTTCTCTTCTCATGTATGACGGCAGTGGAAGACCATCCAGTGGCGAAAGAGGTGTCCCCTCCTCTTGACAAGATCATGGGGTCCCTTCAGTTTGTCAAACAGAATAGGCCCATATCTTCAAGCAAATGAAGACATACAATGTGTAATATTTTAATGTTGTGAGAATGTCTCTAATTGAAATAAGAGGCTCTGTCCTCTCTTTGTGATATTGAAGGCTGTCGGGGTCATTTGTCTCGTATTTTCGTTTGCTTGAGCACCCCGATTGCAGATCAATTGGGTTAGCttctttttttcttaaaaaaataaaactaaaatgcTTGAATTCATAATGGAGGAATGTCATTCCAAGTAAAAATGGAATATGCATCATTAATATTGGTCGACCTACTGGGTTTCTGGGAACAAAGCCCTCCCAACAAAAACCTTGTTCCTCATAAATCAAATTTTAACAGACAAATGAGAATACGTTTCCATTTAACTGAATATTCCAAGTAAAGCTTGTTCACAATTATAAGAAAAACGTCATACCTATAGTTTCCAAAATGTAATCATCacaataaaattcaaattttgtttCCATCAAATCAAAATGAACAAAACCTCACATTGACATCTTAGTTCTTTGAAGCCAACTTTTCTTTTGCTTTCTGGATCTTCAAAACCTTCTTCACAATCTTCTGCTCTTCCACCAAAAATGCTCTGATAATTCTgccacataaaaaaaaaaggaatttcCATTAGCAACAGAAGCCATACGTTTCTGaaattaaatctaaaaaaaacaaataacagTCAAGTCTGCATATAGAACAGATGAGGGGGGGAGATGTTTTGAAagaaatctacaaaaataaaattcaaatacaaaCCTCTCTCTGACAGCTCCACCAGATAACACACCACCATATGGACGGTTTACGGTCCTCCTGTTCCTTGATAGTCTAGACCTCTTGTACTCAGTAGGTCTCAAGTGTGGAATCTGCGTATAATATTAAAGAAAGATTAAAAAGATACCTTTACAGGGTATCAAGAGACCTGCATACAACACTAAAACAAAGGGCAACTCTCTAAATAAAAAAATGCCAGCACTTCACATAaataaatttcttttaaaaaacaTACTTTGTTCTAATCATGTGCTGAATATCCCAAAACCAATCCTCTATCAGCCTACTAACAAACGAAAtttcaaaacatgatttaaagaTATCAGAACTGTAACTAAAACAGAAGATTTCGTCTCATCATGGATGTATAGGCCCAAAGATACTAAAGAAGGCATATCCTTGGGGTATAAATCCTGACAATCAAGTTGAAACTACAAGTTAAAGCTTTCTAAAAACCAAGTTGGCAAGTCACATATGATTATACTTTGACACGCTGCAACAGTGCAATATACAAACGTAGATAAAACCCGAAAATATAAGATGACAAGTAATTATGACATTGCATTACATGAGACCATCATGTTTAGGGAAATAAGACAAAAACAAGCATATATACTGTCATTTCCATGAGCAAAATACTAGTATTAGGTACTAACCCCTTGGATTCTCTTTCCAGTAACAGGGCACTTAGGACCGCTCGCTCTCTTCTTAGCGGTCTGGTAAACAAGCTTCCCACCTACATATCAATCAAcagtaagtaaaaaaaaaaacatgggtATAGCAATTCAAAATCCCCTTGAACACAAACCTGAACAGGTAAAACTATAGCTAATAAAAAAACAGAGAATTAAAGTAACTAAATTATAAAATTTCTAGAATCCATTAATACACGATTCAACGATTACGTCCAAAAAAAACCCCCACACcatttcaaagaaaaataaatggtTTTGAAAATATAAAAAGACCCAACAGTTATTTCTGAAATGAACACAGAATCAAAACTAACTACTCCCTCCAATTCAAAATATAATAAGAACCCACATCAATAAATACCAAATTTCAAGTACATTTTGTTATTGGGGCCAATTTCAATGC is a window of Humulus lupulus chromosome 4, drHumLupu1.1, whole genome shotgun sequence DNA encoding:
- the LOC133830540 gene encoding large ribosomal subunit protein eL34-like, translated to MVQRLTYRKRHSYATKSNQHRIVKTPGGKLVYQTAKKRASGPKCPVTGKRIQGIPHLRPTEYKRSRLSRNRRTVNRPYGGVLSGGAVRERIIRAFLVEEQKIVKKVLKIQKAKEKLASKN